One part of the Rhizophagus irregularis chromosome 25, complete sequence genome encodes these proteins:
- a CDS encoding mitochondrial 37S ribosomal protein uS7m translates to MSSIRYFSANIITINKRPLTTLITRSRNSSLISSYYRSFQSSIKNHNEDNINNNNNNSISSSSINDNNNNNKNNEDNNIKDKENEKVDLFDKILSNDLNYKENDINLSSKELFSILKESLSRSRTVSTSGENSQSITNSSSPSLSSNDPSLFDSTTSKLPSTSTPETPESILDTTNISSSKEDASLIFATNKDPTFDPTLETAIVHSTEADATTKLTIDKNDPRFIREDPVISQAVNIIMRHGKKATARRFLADAMVEIRRQTHNDPYLITKAAIEKASPLVSHMSYKKGSKVTLIPKALNERQRRHKGIRWILDASDKRSGKNFSIRLANEILAVINGDSAALKKKEQLHKLALANRANLPVKW, encoded by the coding sequence ATGAGTTCTATAAGATACTTCTCCGCTAATATTATTACGATAAATAAACGTCCACTAACAACTTTAATAACCAGATCAAGAAAttcatcattaatttcatcatattATCGTTCCTTTCAATCTTCGATTAAAAATCATAACgaagataatattaataataataacaacaatagTATTAGTAGTAGTAGTATAAacgacaataataataataataaaaataacgaagataataatataaaagataaggAGAATGAAAAAGTTGACCTTTTTGATAAGATTTTAtctaatgatttaaattataaagaaaatgatattaatttaagtagtaaagaattattttcaattttaaaagaatcttTATCAAGATCAAGAACAGTTTCAACCTCTGgtgaaaattctcaatcaataACAAATTCTTCATCGCCTTCTTTATCATCAAATGATCCATCTCTTTTTGATTCCACAACTTCAAAATTACCTTCAACTTCTACACCTGAAACACCTGAATCTATACTTGATACAACGAATATATCTTCTAGTAAAGAAGATGcatcattaatatttgctACAAATAAAGATCCCACATTCGATCCCACACTTGAAACAGCAATTGTACATTCAACTGAAGCAGATGCTACAACAAAATTGACTATAGATAAAAATGATCCTCGATTCATAAGGGAAGATCCTGTAATTTCACAAgcagtaaatattataatgcgcCATGGTAAAAAAGCTACTGCAAGACGTTTTTTAGCTGATGCGATGGTAGAAATACGTAGACAAACACATAATGATCCTTATTTAATTACTAAGGCTGCTATTGAAAAAGCTTCTCCACTGGTTAGTCATATGAGCTATAAAAAAGGTTCAAAAGTAACTTTAATTCCTAAAGCTTTAAATGAACGCCAAAGGCGCCATAAAGGTATTAGATGGATTTTGGATGCTTCTGACAAAAGATCCggtaaaaattttagtattagaTTAGCTAACGAAATTTTAGCTGTAATCAATGGGGATTCAGCtgctttaaagaaaaaggagCAATTACATAAATTAGCACTTGCAAATAGAGCTAATTTACCAGTCAAGTGGTAA
- a CDS encoding mitochondrial 54S ribosomal protein mL58, translated as MSFLIKKIPSALSLNRILFTRTYTAKKPINTSKSSAPIYEKKELEDGSIFISRVPLKPQNQSFEELPPPLKPIKKKSYHLTQEQINEIKQLREKDPIKWTRKKLAEKFECSQFYIGIIAPVSEERRNELEEEYNQKIEEMGWKKRFIRNERSRRRDLW; from the coding sequence atgtcatttttgattaaaaaaattccttcCGCATTATCATTAAATCGAATATTATTTACTCGTACTTATACAGCCAAAAAACCCATAAATACTAGTAAATCATCAGCACcaatttacgaaaaaaaagaattagaagatGGTAGTATATTCATATCAAGAGTACCATTAAAACCTCAAAATCAATCATTTGAAGAATTACCACCACCATTAAaaccgattaaaaaaaaatcatatcatTTAACTCAAGAACAAATAAATGAGATAAAACAATTACGTGAAAAAGATCCTATTAAATGGACTAGAAAAAAATTAGCGGAAAAATTTGAATGTAGTCAATTTTATATAGGTATCATCGCTCCCGTATCTgaagaaagaagaaatgaattagaagaagaatacaatcaaaaaattgaagaaatgggATGGAAAAAGagatttattagaaatgaGAGATCTAGAAGACGGGATTTATGGTAA